The sequence GTAATTTTATGCCAGCTTGTTTTGCGCTATGCATTCGCAGCTTTGATAGAGTTCCCAAACCCAAGTATAGGGCATTTTGGttcttgatttattttattttattttatgtattttcttaTGCATAGTgcatcaatttgttttttgtttgataattttgtactctCTATGAAACTGATGTTTGGCGAAGAAACCATCCTGAATTTGTTTTGAGATGAAGAATCGAATGATGGGACATCCATTTGAGCATTCCAGTGGTTGTTGGTGGCTGTTGATGCtgtatatcttttattttatttcaaactaaTTGCAAAATCTATGTCTCTAGCTTTGACCTTCTAGCTAGTTTCATACTACCATTGTCTCTTAGTATAGTAGTACTTGCTAACCATTAATTTTAATGCAAGACTGTCCTAAATTTAATTCTTGCGTTACTCAAAAAGCttatttttttggctgtttACACTTGTGGATTATTTCGATTGCAGAAACGTAATTTATTTTGCCATCATTTTTAGTGTAAACCCTGACTTTGTTTTACATTTCAATATGACCTACCTCTTGTTTTAGTTGTCAATATGAAGGATATAAATCTAGTGGTCTTTCATTGTCTAGATTTTCTTAACAAGCTCAAAGGGAATTTAGTATTCTCTTGGTATATTTATCCTGTTGCTTCATCACTTGTTGCCTAAATgctataatttgtattttttgctCATGCTGAAACACTTACTTACATGTATTATGTTTTTTGATATGCAGTATGTGATGGTTGTGCTGAAGGGATCGGTGCCCATATCTTTTGGTGGTTCTGAGCAGCCAGCAGCCTATGGAGAGTTGGTCTCCATTGGTGGACTTAACCCTGATGTCAACAAGAAGCTGAGTGCTGCAATTGCCTCAATTCTTGAGACCAAGTTGTCTGTTCCTAAGTCACGATTCTTTCTCAAGTTTCATGACTCCAAGGCAAGCCTTTTGGCTTTCCAAGTTTTCTTGTAGATGGGTCGTCATTGTCATGCATGTGTTTCATCTCATTGCATTCTTCCTTTTTGTTTAGGCCAATCAGAGTCAAGAATATGCACAGTGTTTACATGCTTTGCACCAGAACTAGATCATGTAAATAAATCTTTACTGTTGAAAACCTTGAGCATAATTGATCTTATTAGCTTTCCTTAATACACTAGCTCATGTTTTTCTCCAATTATAGATCATTACTGGTGGATTTATGCGGCATGAAACGAATGTATATGGTGCTGATGCTTGATTTATTTTGCAGGGTTCCGACTTTGGATGGAATGGAACTACCTTCTAAACAGTCTGCTAGTTTGGAGTGGTCAATTGTTGAACATCTCGAGGATTTGATGCTCTGTAATCAAACAGCATTGTCTATTGGTGATTTTGTCATGACTTTCTTAGTACTCACAACTTTAAAACTTATTTTATGTGCATATAATGTTGGAGGTGTTCAGCTCTTGTTTGCATTGATTCTCTCATCCTTGCAAATTAAAAAGACAGAGTTATAATATCAATAAGCAGTTTCCATAGGCTGGAAGTTTTCCTAATTTTACTACATATTCTCAATGGGaaacttataaataaattctatatttatttcctcaattttatattcattttatttttttggcaataggctggagtaataattaattaaagtgaAAATGTGTGAAAAGAGAGTGGTGATGTTTAGAAATGCTCTGGTGGGCTAAGTGGCTATAGCCTGCCACTGAAGTGAGGGCATTAAGATGGTTGCATTTTTACAAATGAGTCCAAGTAGAAACGACTGACCAGCTAGCTTGGCTCTTCAATCGGCTACGATAATTATGTATAGAAACTAAAATTATGCTAACTAGATTGATGTAGTTTAGTTTCTTTGTTCTTGCCAAGCTTGTCTCTTTTACAGGATGGTGACCTATTGAAAATCCAACCCCTTACCATGTCATTGAAACACGAATTAGTTGAATATGAAAAGGGTATGATTCTACACTGTTGTTGCAAATAAGCATgtgcaataataattttttttttttccggtgaATTTGCAATAATAATTAGGTATTAGCGAGTCTAGTTAAAACAGAAACGGACTGGAGAAAGAGTCGTAATGGCATATGCCAAGTGGACGCGTAAATACAGAAATAGAATCGGGGTTGGTCTGGACACGTGTAATTGATTGGAGCGATACGAGGCCAAGTAATTGACTTTTAAGCCCCTTACGCTTCCTAATATCAACTTGTCGGCGGTACCGTAAAGAGAAagcgaaaaaataaaataaaaaagccccCAAAGGAAGCGTGAACGGTAAAACGTCTCTCTTTTTCTTCGCACATTCCTCGCCTCTCCCTAATCTTAGACCCCTTATCTCTCTCTTCCAATTAAAACCCCATTCTTGTCTCCTAAGCTTTCTCTGATTTACCAAatttcttagattttttttttttcttcttttgtttcctCTTCAGATTTCTTCCAAGATCTGAACGAAAATGGCGGTTCAATCTCCGGCCGTACTGCCAATCTCAAATTCCCAACCCACAACTACCACTTCATCCACTGCCACCTCCGTCGAATCCCAACCTCCGATCGCCACTCCCGCTTTCCGTGCATTCCTCGGCCACCTCTCCGACTCTCTCCGCCACGGCCTTTCACAGCGCCGTCCTTGGTCTGAGCTCGTTGACCGTAACGGTTTTGCCAAGCCTGAGTCCTTCTCCGAAGCCACTCTTCGTATCCGCAAGAACTATTCCTATTTCCGCGTTAATTACCTCGCCGTCGTCGCCGCTATCCTCGCCGTTTCCCTCCTCACTAACCCTTTTTCCCTTTTGGTCCTCCTTGGTCTCCTCTCCGCGTGGCTCTTCCTCTACCTTTTCCGTCCGTCCGATCAGCCGCTTGTCATCTTTGGCCGTACATTCACCGACACGCAGACACTCTGGGGCTTGATCGGACTCAGCGTGTTCGTGATCTTTCTTACCAGTGTCGGATCGCTCCTGATCTCGGCTCTCATGGTCGGATTCGCTGTTGTCTGTGTCCACGGTGCgtttagggttccggaggaTCTTTTCTTGGATGAGCCGGAGAATAACGCCTCCACTGGATTCCTCTCTTTTCTCAGTACCGCTGCCTCCAATGCCGCCACTGCCACTGCGCCTATGGTCGCTGCACGCGTCTGATGACAAACCAATCTGGATTGTGATTAATGggatcgtggagatggaaacgTGTTTCTGGGTAATACATACGCATATACATATTGTTCTTtgttcatttgaaaaaaatttagcttTCCGGTAGAGAATAAAGTTTGACAAGTTTTTGTCTTACAAAAAACTATAGGATTGGATACTGCAATGCCATTTTGTATGGATCTGTGttcttttattctatttttagttAGAAATTTCGATACTTTTTTTGATGTTGAATCTACAAGTTCCCTATTCACTTTGTTCGATTAAGTGGATTTAATATGGTACAAAATTTGTAATCTTGATtacaatacatatttattttttgttctaattttgGCATATCAGTATGGGAATGGATTTGGAgatatatatgtacttttttttcCCGTTGTCAAAAATCGAGCTAATTATATAGTCTTCAGGGTTTTTCCATATGAATTAGGTTCAGATCTGTTTATTTGGTTTACAAAGATCGTATTTAAGAATTGTCTTATGGGTTGGTGCTCCAGGGGCATAAAGCTTTGATCTTGGTAGAGACTGTTTATGTTATGATGTTGTGTTTGATTTAGGATATTGCAGATGAATCATTTGACATGTTTTATGGGGTAGATTCAGTCTCCACATTTTTGTTTACATGAACTTTGTATTATGGGCCGGCATATGATGGTGAAGGAGGTGTTCATGGTTTCTATCTTTAAACAAGCTGCGGAGAATGCCTTGGAGATAGCACGTTTGGGTTTCAATTAGATCATGTCATTTGGTAGTTcttaaattttccttttgttcAGATTTTAAGTGAATATAATAAGTTCTAGCTT comes from Ziziphus jujuba cultivar Dongzao chromosome 6, ASM3175591v1 and encodes:
- the LOC107431054 gene encoding uncharacterized protein LOC107431054 isoform X1 codes for the protein MPCLNLSVNVSLEGVDTSAILSEATSVVANIIGKPESYVMVVLKGSVPISFGGSEQPAAYGELVSIGGLNPDVNKKLSAAIASILETKLSVPKSRFFLKFHDSKANQSQEYAQCLHALHQN
- the LOC107431054 gene encoding uncharacterized protein LOC107431054 isoform X2; this translates as MPCLNLSVNVSLEGVDTSAILSEATSVVANIIGKPESYVMVVLKGSVPISFGGSEQPAAYGELVSIGGLNPDVNKKLSAAIASILETKLSVPKSRFFLKFHDSKGSDFGWNGTTF
- the LOC107431087 gene encoding PRA1 family protein B4 is translated as MAVQSPAVLPISNSQPTTTTSSTATSVESQPPIATPAFRAFLGHLSDSLRHGLSQRRPWSELVDRNGFAKPESFSEATLRIRKNYSYFRVNYLAVVAAILAVSLLTNPFSLLVLLGLLSAWLFLYLFRPSDQPLVIFGRTFTDTQTLWGLIGLSVFVIFLTSVGSLLISALMVGFAVVCVHGAFRVPEDLFLDEPENNASTGFLSFLSTAASNAATATAPMVAARV